One Yimella lutea DNA window includes the following coding sequences:
- a CDS encoding succinic semialdehyde dehydrogenase, translating to MTDLLNSTHDSTHPSGQDPAGREQSRPPHVIAPGLAARLARRALTSPGAATFDCVTPMTGGVLGTIPQSSVDDVDIAYRTARSVQPRWAAVSVQQRARFLLELHDLVLDNQAELLDLIQLESGKSRRHAFDEVLDVAGVSRHYARKGPSYLATKRRLGALPMLSQARELRHPKGVVGVVAPWNYPLSMSITDVLPALLAGNAVVLRPDNKSALTALSAVELIDRAGLPEGLLQVVLGDGPTIGNAVLERADYVMFTGSTATGRKVAAAAGERLVGASLELGGKNPMYIAQDANLELAAECAVRAMFSSAGQLCISVERLILHEEIADDFLAVFVPMVADMKLGPQLEWGIDMGSLISADQLERVSAHVDDAVAAGAKVLTGGKARPDLGPYFYEPTVLDGVTEEMDVCRTETFGPVVSVYRVADDAAAVAKANDSEYGLNASVWTRDTARGRRIANQIRCGTVNVNEGYVAAWGSNGAPMGGMKQSGIGRRHGAEGIQKYTESQNVTVQHGPGFVIPKGMSQKAWARMMTSGLKVMKKAGLS from the coding sequence ATGACCGACCTGCTGAACTCCACGCACGACTCGACGCACCCCTCCGGGCAGGATCCGGCGGGTCGGGAGCAGAGCCGTCCGCCGCACGTCATTGCACCTGGCCTGGCTGCCCGCCTCGCGCGTCGGGCGCTGACCTCCCCGGGAGCCGCGACGTTCGACTGCGTCACGCCGATGACAGGCGGGGTCTTGGGCACGATCCCGCAGAGTTCGGTGGACGACGTAGACATCGCCTACCGCACCGCGCGGTCGGTGCAGCCGCGGTGGGCAGCGGTGTCGGTGCAACAGCGGGCCAGGTTCCTGCTGGAATTGCACGACCTCGTCCTGGACAACCAGGCCGAGTTGCTCGACCTGATCCAGCTCGAGTCGGGAAAATCGCGCCGCCACGCGTTCGACGAGGTGCTGGACGTGGCGGGTGTGAGCCGGCACTACGCGCGCAAGGGCCCGTCGTATCTGGCCACCAAGCGTCGTCTCGGCGCACTGCCGATGCTCAGCCAAGCTCGCGAACTGCGCCACCCCAAGGGCGTCGTCGGTGTCGTCGCGCCCTGGAACTACCCGCTGTCGATGTCGATCACCGACGTCCTGCCGGCACTGCTGGCGGGCAACGCGGTCGTCCTGCGTCCGGACAACAAGAGTGCGCTGACCGCGCTGAGTGCGGTGGAACTCATCGACCGCGCCGGCCTGCCGGAGGGGCTCCTGCAGGTCGTCCTCGGTGACGGCCCGACCATCGGTAACGCGGTGTTGGAGCGCGCCGATTACGTCATGTTCACCGGCTCGACGGCGACCGGTCGCAAGGTCGCCGCGGCCGCCGGCGAACGGTTGGTGGGTGCGTCCCTCGAACTGGGTGGCAAGAACCCGATGTACATCGCGCAGGACGCGAACCTCGAACTCGCCGCCGAATGCGCAGTGCGCGCGATGTTCTCCTCGGCCGGTCAGCTGTGCATCTCGGTGGAGCGGCTCATCCTGCACGAGGAGATCGCCGACGACTTCCTCGCGGTGTTCGTGCCCATGGTGGCGGACATGAAGCTCGGGCCGCAGCTGGAGTGGGGCATCGACATGGGTTCGTTGATCTCCGCCGATCAGCTCGAGCGGGTCAGCGCGCACGTCGACGATGCGGTCGCGGCAGGAGCGAAGGTGCTCACCGGTGGCAAGGCGCGCCCAGATCTCGGTCCGTACTTCTACGAACCGACCGTGCTCGACGGCGTCACCGAGGAGATGGACGTCTGCCGCACGGAGACGTTCGGTCCGGTCGTCTCGGTGTACCGGGTCGCCGACGACGCCGCCGCAGTCGCGAAGGCCAACGATTCCGAGTACGGACTCAACGCGTCGGTGTGGACGCGGGACACGGCGCGCGGTCGCCGTATTGCGAATCAGATCCGTTGCGGCACAGTCAATGTCAACGAGGGTTATGTCGCGGCCTGGGGGAGCAACGGCGCGCCGATGGGTGGCATGAAGCAGTCCGGTATCGGTCGCCGGCACGGCGCCGAGGGCATCCAGAAGTACACCGAGAGCCAGAACGTCACCGTGCAGCACGGTCCGGGATTCGTGATTCCGAAGGGCATGTCGCAGAAGGCGTGGGCCCGGATGATGACCTCCGGCCTGAAGGTGATGAAGAAGGCGGGTCTGTCATGA
- a CDS encoding GuaB3 family IMP dehydrogenase-related protein, with protein sequence MTEIEIGRGKRGRRAYSFDDIAVVPSRRTRDPREVNVGWQIDAYHFDLPVMAAPMDSVMSPDSAIAFGKLGGLPVLDLEGLWTRYESPEPLLAEIAALEPAHATARMREIYEEPIREDLIRLRLKQIRDSGCTVAGALSPQRTQEFWKAVVDAGVDLFVIRGTTVSAEHVSGRSEPLNLKRFIYELDVPVIVGGVATYTASLHLMRTGAAGVLVGFGGGAAHTTRQTLGIQVPLASAVADVAAARRDYMDETGGRYVHVIADGGMGTSGDIVKAIACGADAVMLGAALARATEAPGRGFHWGSEAHHSELPRGERVEVGSVGSLEEILVGPGLGADGTTNVIGALKRAMATTGYLELKEFQRVEVIVAPHQKS encoded by the coding sequence GTGACTGAGATCGAGATCGGACGTGGCAAGCGCGGGCGTCGCGCGTACTCCTTCGACGACATCGCGGTGGTGCCCTCGCGTCGGACCCGTGACCCGCGCGAGGTGAACGTCGGCTGGCAGATCGACGCCTATCACTTCGACCTGCCGGTCATGGCCGCGCCGATGGACTCTGTGATGTCGCCCGACTCCGCCATCGCGTTCGGCAAGCTCGGCGGTCTGCCGGTGCTCGACCTCGAAGGTCTGTGGACCCGGTATGAGTCACCCGAACCGTTGCTCGCCGAGATCGCTGCGCTCGAGCCGGCCCACGCGACCGCCCGGATGCGCGAGATTTATGAAGAGCCGATCCGCGAGGACCTGATCCGGCTGCGGCTGAAGCAGATTCGCGACTCCGGCTGCACCGTCGCCGGCGCGTTGTCGCCGCAGCGCACCCAGGAGTTCTGGAAGGCTGTCGTCGACGCCGGCGTCGACCTGTTCGTCATTCGCGGCACCACAGTCTCGGCCGAGCACGTTTCGGGTCGGTCCGAGCCGCTGAACCTCAAGCGATTCATCTACGAACTCGACGTGCCGGTGATCGTCGGTGGGGTCGCCACCTACACGGCATCGCTGCACCTGATGCGTACCGGTGCGGCCGGCGTCCTGGTCGGCTTCGGTGGCGGAGCAGCACATACCACCCGGCAGACGCTCGGAATCCAGGTGCCGCTGGCGTCCGCCGTGGCCGACGTCGCCGCCGCTCGTCGCGACTACATGGACGAGACCGGCGGCCGCTACGTCCACGTCATCGCCGACGGGGGTATGGGCACCAGCGGCGACATCGTCAAGGCCATCGCCTGCGGTGCGGACGCGGTGATGCTCGGCGCCGCCCTGGCGCGAGCCACCGAGGCACCGGGACGCGGTTTCCACTGGGGCTCCGAGGCGCACCACTCCGAACTGCCGCGTGGCGAGCGGGTCGAGGTCGGCTCGGTCGGATCACTCGAGGAGATCCTCGTCGGCCCTGGTCTCGGCGCCGACGGCACGACCAATGTCATCGGTGCGCTGAAGCGCGCGATGGCCACGACGGGCTACCTCGAACTCAAGGAATTCCAGCGGGTCGAGGTCATCGTCGCCCCGCATCAGAAGAGCTGA
- the guaB gene encoding IMP dehydrogenase → MTSGKPTVSDVPAIFGQLGLTYDDVLLLPGETDVIPSEVDTTSRLTRDLKLRMPLISAAMDTVTESRMAIAMARQGGIGVLHRNLSIEDQAEQVDLVKRTQTGIISNPVTIGPDATLEELDQICGRYRVSGLPVVDPDNTLIGIITNRDLRFTPLAEWATAKVHEMMTPMPLVTGPVGITREDATLLLRQHKRERLPLIDDEGKLVGLITVKDFVKSEQFPDASKDDQGRLLVAAAVGYFGDAWERATRLVEAGVDVLVPDVANGHASLMLDMIRKLKSDPATKHVQIIGGNVATRAGAQALVDAGVDAVKVGVGPGSICTTRVVAGVGVPQVTAIYEASLACKPAGVPVIGDGGLQYSGDIAKALVAGASSVMIGSLIAGCEESPGEVILLNGKQFKTYRGMGSLGAMASRGKKSFSKDRYFQADVASDDELVPEGIEGRVPYRGPLGSVVHQLVGGLHQSMFYVGANTIPELQEKGRFVRITSAGLKESHPHDVQGIVEAPNYAGR, encoded by the coding sequence ATGACGTCTGGTAAGCCGACTGTGAGCGATGTTCCTGCGATCTTCGGCCAACTGGGCCTGACCTACGACGACGTGCTGTTGTTGCCAGGGGAGACCGATGTGATCCCCTCCGAGGTCGACACCACCTCCCGCCTCACCCGTGATCTGAAACTGCGCATGCCGCTGATCTCGGCGGCGATGGACACCGTGACCGAGTCGCGGATGGCGATCGCGATGGCGCGCCAGGGCGGCATCGGTGTGCTGCACCGCAATTTGTCGATCGAGGACCAGGCCGAGCAGGTCGATCTGGTCAAGCGCACCCAGACCGGGATCATCTCCAACCCGGTCACGATCGGTCCCGACGCCACGCTCGAGGAACTCGACCAGATCTGTGGTCGCTATCGCGTCTCCGGTCTTCCGGTCGTCGACCCAGACAACACGCTGATCGGCATCATCACCAACCGCGACCTGCGGTTCACCCCGCTCGCGGAGTGGGCGACCGCCAAGGTGCACGAGATGATGACGCCGATGCCGCTGGTCACGGGACCGGTCGGCATCACCCGCGAGGACGCCACCTTGTTGCTGCGTCAGCACAAGCGGGAGCGTCTGCCGCTGATCGACGACGAGGGCAAACTCGTCGGCCTGATCACCGTGAAGGACTTCGTGAAGTCTGAGCAGTTCCCCGACGCCTCCAAGGACGACCAGGGACGGCTGCTGGTGGCCGCCGCCGTCGGCTACTTCGGTGACGCCTGGGAGCGCGCGACCCGTCTGGTCGAGGCCGGTGTCGATGTGCTCGTGCCCGATGTCGCGAACGGTCACGCCAGCCTGATGCTCGACATGATCCGCAAGCTGAAGTCCGACCCGGCCACCAAACACGTTCAGATCATCGGCGGCAACGTGGCCACCCGCGCCGGAGCGCAGGCACTCGTCGACGCCGGTGTCGACGCGGTGAAGGTCGGCGTCGGGCCGGGTTCGATCTGCACCACGCGCGTGGTCGCCGGTGTCGGCGTACCGCAGGTGACCGCGATCTACGAGGCGTCCCTGGCCTGCAAGCCGGCGGGTGTGCCGGTGATCGGTGACGGTGGTCTGCAGTACTCCGGCGACATCGCCAAGGCGTTGGTCGCGGGCGCGTCCTCGGTCATGATCGGTTCGCTGATTGCCGGCTGCGAGGAGTCGCCCGGCGAGGTGATCCTGCTGAACGGCAAGCAGTTCAAGACCTATCGCGGCATGGGCTCCCTCGGCGCGATGGCCTCGCGCGGCAAGAAATCGTTCTCCAAGGACCGCTACTTCCAGGCCGACGTCGCCTCCGACGACGAGCTCGTGCCCGAGGGCATCGAGGGGCGGGTTCCCTACCGAGGACCGCTCGGCTCCGTGGTCCACCAACTGGTGGGCGGTTTGCACCAGTCGATGTTCTACGTCGGCGCGAACACGATCCCGGAACTGCAGGAGAAGGGGCGCTTCGTGCGCATCACCTCGGCCGGGCTCAAGGAATCACACCCGCACGACGTGCAGGGCATCGTCGAGGCACCGAACTACGCCGGACGCTGA